One Oncorhynchus keta strain PuntledgeMale-10-30-2019 chromosome 34, Oket_V2, whole genome shotgun sequence genomic window, CTGCAGACAAAAATAGATGATCTGCCGCAATTACCGAGTTATATACGTGCACGCGACGCAGTGGATGACACTCTAAGCAAACATAGTGCATTACAGCTACAGAAGCCGAACAACTGTGAACCTGCTTTTCAATACGTGCCCATTGCTCACTAAGTGCATCAAAAAATAACTAACTACAGAGCTGATTTTGGAGCTGGACTTACCGCATCCAGAGAGGAACACCAGGTCACCTGAGAACAGGCTGGAGGGGGCTCCTATGGTACGACCATCCAGGAGGTAGATCATATGACCCACTGTGTGTCCAGGTGTGAACAGTGCCTTGAAGTGCATACGGCCCACGTCTATGGAGTCTTTGTCTGTCAGTGGGCTGGAAAACCAAGCAAAAGACAATAGGCTTCATGCATGCGGTCATCAGATAAGTTCATGTGACCACCTGGACAGTTGATGTGCATATTAAGAGTCACGCACCACTGCTTTCTTCTTCACACCACTCAGATAACAGTGAGATGCTTCAAAGTACAAATAAGTCGCCTTGCACGAGCCTTGGTTTGTGCACGTCttctgtttctgtagcgtgagtcAGCTGGATGCACAAGtacatcccctggacaggacgctagtctaccACAGTGCTGTACCCCCAGTGTATTATATACcgtgcttgacttggacttggAGGGGGGTTTGCGTACTGACTGCTCTAGAAAAACAAAGTAGCCTATCGCTGGCCCAGATTCACACGCAGAGGCAAAAAAGTTTGACCAAGGCGGAATGAAGGTGTGATCTTCATTGATTAGCAATGGAGGTTGGGCATTCATTTCCCATTTCCGCTTTGTTGAAGAAGCTTATTTGCCGCTAGTCTGTGAATCTGAGCATGACATTAGGCTGTTCCAAGATTGAGACAGATTGAACATGTGCCAGCCTGTATGGCATGACGCGCTGTTTCAAGTTGTCAAATGAGGGTTTGTAAGGTCATGAAAAGTCATGGAAATTAGTTTCCTAATTGTTGTTAATGTAATTCAGGAAAGCACACTTAAATATGATCAATCAATTAAGAAAACGACATATCAGCCATTATCGGATTGACCTTTCAGTGCGCGTCTGTGGTGCTGCGAGTGCCAGTGCGTGTGGCCCGTTTCCCCCTGGAGGGAGAGCGTGACACTTCAGCAGCAGATGTAAAATAATGACAGAGTAAATAGATCACTAATTCACAAACACAACTAGCGAGATAACTGCTACACATTAACTATAGCTAACTAAGCATTCACGTTGTTGTTGCCTTTGCACCGGCACGGTGTAGCCTAAGTAAATCTGCGCAGTTGGAAAACTGTAATTCCCCTCTATTAAACAGTAGCCATGTAATTGCAATGTTAAAAATATTCCCAAAAAAATAGCCTAATTGACAAATAACTTGCTGTGCATAGATCTTCTCCGAAACAGGAATATTTTAGCCTTATAAAACtatgcaaaaaaagaaacgtcctctcactgtcaactgcgtttattttcagcaaacgtaacgtgtaaatatttgtatgaacataaggttcaacaactgagacataaactgaacaagttccacagacatgtgactaacagaaattgaataatgtgtccctgaacaaaagggggaggggggtcaaaatcaaaagtaacagtcaacgaccgttccacaggtgcatgttcattaattgtttatggttcattgaacaagcatgggaaacagtgtttaaaccctttacaatgaagatctgtgaagttatgtGGATctttacgaatgatctttgaaggacagggtcctgaaaaagggatgtttctttttttgctgagtttatataagcATGTCTAGTTAGATACCTTGCTTCGCAGTAGCCTACCTTATCCATTTGATCCCTGATTTATTGAATGAGGGAATCATTTTATAAAGAcaaaagtatttggttgtaatGTTGAAAAAGAcaagcctgcacacccaggagCTCTCCAGATGGAGGGTTGACCACTTGCGACTAACAGTGCAGTTCTATATGGGGGGGGGGATAAGTGCCTTGatcaagggcacaacggcaggaGGTGGTAGGTCTACATGGGATCAGACGCAGTAGCTTTCCAGTGTCAATAATGTTTACTTTTTCATGTAGGCTATAATAATCGCCGTGAAAATTTGGTTCAAAGTCATGAAGAAGTCGTGGAAAATGTGTAAGAACTGTTAAGAGACTAATCAGAGATCTGAAAATGGAAAAAGACACTTCCAGTACTTCTTCcatcccaagtcaagcactgacgATATATGAATATATGAATTACTGATTAACATGCTAAATACAAGCCAATAATAGTGAGAAGCTGTGATGTCACAGTGAATCATTTGACCTTTTCTGATTTTCTGTAATCTGAGACTGAGGAGATAATTCTCCACCAATCCATAGTCGACAAATCAACGGACAGTGCCATGGGAACTACTGGTGACATTCTGTTTAGCAAGTGAAATGCATGTTTGCCCTGTGGATCAATATCTTCAATGATACATACCAATCTCGTCTATGACTTTGAATCACAGAATTGTGCAAATAACATGCAATTTCCCCTATAATGTTTGCCATAACGACAATTTTCACGAGAACATAATGACGAAAGATGGGGGCTGAAATTCCAAACACAACGGAAAAGCTGTCAAAGATAGGACCGTGACTTACTACGCAGCTGTAGCCTAGACTTACTGTGTGAGGCCAGGAATGTTATCAGTTGCATTTCCATAAACACGACATGAGCTGTACAGCTTTTTAAGTCCTTTGTTACCCCCACTGTGGTCCCTAGGGATAAAAACAAAATATgtctattacatttttttttatttttttaaagcagcTACTTAATATCACATTATAAAAAGTGTGTAGATGAACAACACAGAACATGGCAACATAATATCACACTGCAATGCGACCTATAACATTTGGATGTCGCATCAACGACAAAATATTGAACAGGTCCATTGATATGTATGACATCTACAACCCAGTTCATCTAATCCTCTATCTACAAGTAATTTTGGCATTCAAAGTAATGACGCTCTCGGTTCTCaccagtgtttgtgtgtgcagaGGATCGCTTCTAACGTCACCCCTTCTTCCTCGAGGACTGCCTGAAACGATTACAGACAGTGGCTTCAATTATCGTCGACAGGGTATAAAACATTCCTATCACGACCGTGGCTAAAAACCCACCACGTTAAAGCACTAGATATAGGCTACACTAGATGGAGGCGAAACACAGACTGGAACTGAAAAGTGCTgtttgtattatatatatatattaactagAGATAATATAACACGTTTGAAGTCATTGGGGCGAAAATGTTACATGCTGTGGATATATCGAGGACACCATAAACCACAGTGTGGCCTACTCCAGACTGAGCAATCATTGTATGTGTATGGGACAGAGGCCAGACTGGCACCAGAGTCAGCTACATCCAATCAAAGAGGGTCTTATTGAGGCCAAGAGGAAGTGCCACAGATGAGATGAGGCATTATGACAGTCAGCCCTTTCAGAGGCTCCTCCATATTTACATTTAATAGTGTATTGTTCTGTGTTGCAATCACTCAGTGTCCCAAATTATCTTGTGAACGCTGACTTATATATTGAATGTCCACTGTAAGCATAGGCCGATGAAATGCCAAGCTCACCAGATGCTTTGTTACGTTTACACGACAGTCTTCATAGTGCCCCAACTATTTCAAGAGAGAGTATTAAAATGGTCAGAAAGTAGATCTACAAAGAAGGCATAACCATGACCCGTCACCCACCTGAACTGTCTGTGGGTCTGCAGGGTCTACCACCACTGCAACGCTCGAGGCCATGTCAATGACAAGGTAGCTGTAGTTATCAGACAGCACTGAAATGGGCATGATTTTAATACCTGTAGATAGATGAGTGACAGGAGACGTGTAAGTGATGCACTGATCTTTATGCTAGCCCACATTATTAACTGACTAAACATGAGTAAGTAGCCTGTTGGAACCACAGCTAACGTTACCATTTAATTCCATGGGCTGTGCTCTGGAATGTCCAGTGGGGAACTGCTCGCGTGCCTTCCTCATCTGCCTCTTGTAGTACATGTAACCAAGTTTGGTTCTTGTGTACAATGTATACCTAAAGTGTAACAGCCTGTGTTATTTCAGTTATTTTCATAGTTACATTATTTGCAGGCAAAATAATGACAGATGTAACTAGTTCGCTAGCTAACCGAAGCATCGCTTCATTTTGTAAGAAGTGAGAAACGACAATGgggaaaaatacattttgattcgGAAAATACTGAAGCTTCAACCAACTTACGCGATCCGAAACAGGGGTTTCTCAGTGCGTGCCATTATTTGACCAAAAAAGCTTTTCCAAATGGTACGTCCTGTGCGCCTAAAACGAAGACATAAACATAACACGCTGCAAAATGATGCAGTTGCAATGAGGGTTACCGACCAGTCAGGAGGCGCCATATTGCGTGGGCGGTGCAATTTATGACCCAATTTTCGTCACATTTCGCGGAAGTGTTTTCACCAGTGTGTTGTGACCAACATTAGCGTGAGCAACACTAGTGGAATCTTCGACTCTCCTTCAAAATAAAATTATCCCATTGAAACTAAAACTGTTGAAAACATGCAACAGTCAGTCTATTGTGTGTTTtggacattcatattgcactgtacagcctAACATATGGATTATGCACCTATGAAATGGGGGTATCAGTGAcaaccacagaacacaactaTGTAGCTATGTAGACGCTAATAATTGTATAAACTCTAcatagttgtgttctgtgggtgtcactgagtaggctgATACCTAATTTCACAGTTGCACAATCAATGCTTGATGGTGAGCTGAGTACCAGCActtcaaatgttctactgctacCTATTACCATGCTCAGTTCAAGggaacttaaatattttgtcttgcccattcactctctgaatggcacacaatccatggctcaattgtctcaaggcttaaaaatcctcctttaacctgtctccgctccttcatctacactgatttgaagtggatttgacATCAACAAAGGATCATAGCTATTAtctagattcacctggtcagtctatctttgtcatggaaagagcaggtgttttgtaaactcagtgtatttcagtccaagtcaagcactgtgcATAATCCATGGGATAGGCTGTACAGTGCATATGagtatgcccccaatgcaattctgAATTAAAAATATATCCACAAATCAAAATCCAATAAAAGTTTATTGGTCAtgtacacagtttagcaggtATTATAacggtgcagcgaaatgcttatgtcaCTAGCTTCTAACAATGCAAGTGAATGTCAAACAAACATTTTAAGAAAAATGTAAGAAAACAAGAATAGGGATACAATATTTAAATACAGTTTGAAACATTTTTTGGGGTCAAATTAactaataaatatattttgttaaaTGTATGTAACACCATTCAAAACGTGTTCAGCGCTATCTAGTCAAATTGTGGGATGTTTTCACTATTTGTATCCGTTTGGTTGGTGGTTTTAATttgggacttttattttgaaggcgaaCAGCCGATTCCACCATTGTTTCTCACGCTAATGTTGTTCACGACACACGTGTTAGGCTAcgtttctcctcctccccctcctcctccagggtGTTGTGGGAGAGACTattgccgcgttcaaaacaacggGGAGCTCGGAACTGAGAAATCTCTGACTTCCAaattcagtgcgttcaagacaactgggaactcgggaaaaaacgagctccgactgggaaaatctTTTGAACAGTCATCAAACTCTGAATTCAAGTCCGGAACTGGCGCCTCTTACTAGAGCTCCGAACTGAAAATCACTGGCGTCATGATTTGACCGCGTTTTTCCCAGTTGCCTTGAAAGCACCATTAGGATACAGCTGGCGCTTAAACCAAGTAGCGAAAACTAAAACggacccttaccttaaccaaacCCTTAAACATAACACTAACCTATACATTCTGAAATATCGGGTTGGGCGTCAGGCGTGTCCTAAAAGGTGTTTTCATGTGTTGTCCATGTCATTGCGAACCATATAGCCAAGTCTGAATGTAGTTTCTAGTCAGTAATATTAATTTAATATTGATAACACATACAGTCTACACCCGACAAATCAAGAGCCTACAAAAAAGTAAAGAAAGTGACAACTAAATCCAAAGGTCTATAGTCTAGACATCCGAGTTCCCACAATTTTCAAATGCTTCGGGTCTGGTTTTCGAGACTAGTGGTGTTGGGTGATTATGGGCCCAGTCACTTTTCGGTCACTATCGCCTAATTGTTATTTCCACTTCTGCAGTAAGTATCTGAAACGATGTGGATGCAATACATATTGTGATGTTTACAAGACTACCAGTTAATAGAACAGTTAGTGGAACTTTGGCCATAATGTGTACGTTGTTTTCCTTTAAAATATAAATTTACCATGAGAGTAGGAATTGGGCCTGTGTCGCACTTTGTTCCCAAACAGCGATGCCTAGTGACGCCTACTAAGTATGACATGTGAACTAATATCGAACTATGAAACATTGTTGACACATTGTTACAGTGTAACTTCAGCGGAAATGTTGCTATTTGGTCGTGCCTATTGGAAAGTATCTAGTAATCCTGCGTTATTCGGATAGGTATTAAAATAATTTCTCCAGCAAATGGTCTCAAAATAATGTCTTAATAAAGGTGAATAAATAATGGTTTTAATGACAGGCCTTAAAATTTAAACAATTGTTCATTTGGAACTAAACAAAAATAACCACAATTGTTTTCTTACAAATGTATGCATCAGCCGGGGGGCATGTTGGGTAAGGATCTCATTACAACTCCGTGAATTGTAGGCGACACAGGAACAGTGTCCCAGACTTGACCAAGCTAAATGATCAAACCATTTAACCGTTAGGTGTTTAACATCGCAGATCGACATCTCATCAGAATCCACTTGGTGAGTATACATGCGTCTTTATGTTTTTGCAAAGCTTTATTCGAAACTACGTTATGAAATTTAATTCAGACTTTGTTATAACAATCTGGATGGCTATTTTGTACTCACATTTTGTACGATTATTATGCTGTTATACACGCCTCTATACAGTTCATGCTAGAAGGCTTGTCATGCCAGACAGTGTGGTCTGCGGGGTATTTGTGGTAAATGTGATGTCATCATTAACATCAAACATGTCATCTGAATCATGCAGGAGTCCCTATCTGAAGTTACTGAGACTGTATATGTTAAACCTTAAATACCCTGCTAGTCATAGTGTATTTCCAAAACGCAATACCCCCCCTCCCAAATAAATGTACATTTGCGTTTTTTTCTTCAGAAATGATTGCTTATGGGTACCTTCATgtgtatgtaaaatattactgttctcagattttACATTCATAGATTTGAGATGGGTATGAGCCTGTGTTTCTTTGCACAATAGAGGCCTATCCATAGTTTAGCTGGAATGACATGTTCTTATCCTATACATTTGACTGTGATGTGTGGTTGTCttacctagctatcttaagatgaatgcatttactgtaagtcgctctgggagagcatctgctaaatgactcaaatgtaaatgttttacatacagataTTACTGTATACAATATTGaaaacatttgtattttatttttaatattaaTGTCACAAATGTATCATCTGTACAGTTCTTTATACATTGTTTTTTGTTATTTGTTACATTGGACTGTGCAAAATCTAGCAGGAGGCTACTACCTATTTCTCTGAGTGAGACTGACATATTGCATTTAGcaaaaaaaacatgattattGGTCTCTGAGAAATGAACCCATCAGGTGATAGATTCTTAACAAATACAGCACACGGGCTATATGACATTGAACATCAtgtcatgattagatagtgaGAAAACACACAACTCTTTCATAATTTATTTAAACAACGAAagctaatttaccaacatttctgaaaatggatatatagcGTTGTGGGACGACTGGGAACTCTGGGGGGGTGACAaccccagttgtcttgaacgcactgaattCGGAGTTAGTTcgcagttgttttgaacgcactgAATTCGGAGATAGTTcgcagttgttttgaacgcactgAATTCGGAGGTAGTTCGCAGCTGTTTTGAACGAGGCATAATGTTTCCCTCTTACCCCCCTCTGTCTTATAAGGTGCCCATATCGCATGTCATAATGTCAAAGTCGGATTTCCCTCCAGCCTATGAAGATGCACTACATGGCCCCAGGCCCCGGCATGGGAACTACCCACAGCCCCCACCAGCGTATGGACCATACCCTGCTCAGTCCTCAGCTCAATACCCAGG contains:
- the pnkd gene encoding probable hydrolase PNKD; amino-acid sequence: MAPPDWSVTLIATASFCSVLCLCLRFRRTGRTIWKSFFGQIMARTEKPLFRIAYTLYTRTKLGYMYYKRQMRKAREQFPTGHSRAQPMELNGIKIMPISVLSDNYSYLVIDMASSVAVVVDPADPQTVQAVLEEEGVTLEAILCTHKHWDHSGGNKGLKKLYSSCRVYGNATDNIPGLTHPLTDKDSIDVGRMHFKALFTPGHTVGHMIYLLDGRTIGAPSSLFSGDLVFLSGCGRMFEGSALTMLSSLDTVGSLSDETLLWPGHEYAEDNLMFAAEVEPHNAARENKYQWVLQQRGQKLCTSPSTIGEEKEYNPFLRIHSSELHQALGLQQDQDEDWTLFRARVLEELRRRKDIYKGR